A stretch of Lentibacillus sp. JNUCC-1 DNA encodes these proteins:
- a CDS encoding prepilin peptidase, with product MPEAVISSFLWFAVCVYCSVMLFLWKMLMMGRVFVGLVLSGLFFVLGLIFGSFFNVVGLRVPEGRSFVNGRSACPNCNNTLGGKELIPVVSYIFQRGKCRHCKTKISLLYPVVELATGFLFAYSAYMIGLQFELITALLLVSMLMIILVSDLIYMIIPNKVLLFFFPLMIIMRIAVPLDPWWSPIAGGLVVSFYSH from the coding sequence TTGCCAGAAGCAGTCATTTCAAGTTTTCTTTGGTTCGCAGTTTGTGTCTATTGTTCGGTAATGTTATTTTTATGGAAAATGTTGATGATGGGGAGGGTTTTTGTGGGTCTTGTATTGAGTGGTCTGTTTTTTGTTTTAGGGCTTATTTTTGGATCTTTTTTTAATGTGGTTGGTTTGAGAGTGCCTGAGGGCCGATCTTTTGTGAATGGGCGTTCTGCGTGTCCGAATTGCAATAATACCCTGGGAGGGAAAGAGCTTATTCCTGTGGTATCTTATATATTCCAGCGCGGTAAATGTCGTCATTGCAAAACGAAAATCTCATTACTTTATCCGGTTGTTGAACTCGCCACTGGCTTTTTATTTGCTTATAGTGCGTATATGATTGGTCTGCAGTTTGAATTGATCACAGCCTTGCTGTTGGTTTCTATGCTTATGATTATACTTGTGAGTGATCTGATTTATATGATCATTCCTAACAAGGTCCTGTTGTTCTTTTTTCCTCTGATGATCATAATGCGCATAGCGGTTCCGCTAGATCCATGGTGGTCTCCGATTGCTGGGGGATTGGTGGTGTCCTTCTACTCGCATTGA
- a CDS encoding A24 family peptidase yields the protein MIILISKGGMGAGDMKLFGILGIVLGFKKMLLAFLLSTVVGAIIGVILLMTEVIKRQQHVPFGPYIVLGALITYFYGDFLADWYIDLLF from the coding sequence TTGATCATCCTCATTAGTAAAGGTGGTATGGGTGCAGGGGATATGAAATTATTTGGCATTCTGGGTATTGTGCTCGGGTTTAAAAAGATGCTCCTGGCATTTTTGCTATCAACAGTGGTTGGCGCAATTATCGGGGTTATTTTACTAATGACAGAAGTCATTAAACGTCAGCAGCATGTGCCATTTGGACCGTATATTGTACTTGGAGCACTGATTACATACTTTTATGGTGATTTTTTGGCCGATTGGTATATCGACTTGTTATTTTAA